The Kribbella sp. NBC_00662 nucleotide sequence TGCGGGTATGCGAGTCGTCATTGCAGGTGGACACGGACAGATCGCGCTGCGGCTGACGAGGCTGCTGAGCGGTGACGGACACGAGGTGGTCGGGCTGGTGCGTAACCCGGACCACGAGGCCGACATCGCGGCGGCCGGCGGACAGGCCGCCGTACTCGACCTCGAGCAGGTCGACGCGAGTGCCGTCGCCAAGGTGCTGGCCGGTGCGGACGTCGCGATCTTCTCGGCGGGTGCCGGTCCGGGCAGCGGGAACGCGCGCAAGGACACGGTCGACCGCGGTGCGGCGGCCCTGTTCGCGGACGCGGCCCAGCAGGCCGGTGTACGGCGGCACATCCAGGTCGGCTCGATGGGTGCGGACACCGCCGACTCGCTGACCGACGACTCGACCTTCACCATCTACCTGAAGGCGAAATGGGCGGCCGAGGAGGACCTGCGGGCCCGGGATCTGGACTGGACGATCCTGCGGCCGGGCGGCCTGACCGACGACCCCGGCACCGGGAAGGTCCGTCTCGCCGACAAGACCGGCAACGGACGGGTCAGCCGCGACGACGTCGCGCTGGTGCTGGCCGGCCTGTGCGACACCCCGGCCGCGATCGGCCGGACCCTGGAACTCATCGCCGGCGAGACCCCGGTGAGCGAGGCCCTCAACTCCCTCTGAAGTTGCCACAAGCAACAGAATGTGACGGATATGTCTGACTCTCTGCGCCAGGTGACCTTCGAGCGCGTGGCGAACAGCAGCTACGAGGTGCGCAACGTCCGCGGCGGCACGATCCGGGTCGGTTCCGGCGGCGCGGACACCGACTTCACCCCGGTCGAGCTGCTGCTGGCCGCGATCGGGACCTGCTCGGCGATCGACGTCGACGTGGTCGTCAGCCGCCGGGCCGAGCCGACCGAGTTCAGTGCGGTCGTGCGCGGCGACAAGGTCCGCGACGCCGAGGAGGGCAACCGGATGGAGAACCTCGCCGTCGAGTTCGTCGTGCGTTTCCCCGAGGGCGAGGACGGCGACAAGGCCCGCGAGGCGCTCCCGCGCGCGGTGAAGATGTCGCACGACCGGCTCTGCACGGTCAGCCGGACGGTCGAGCTCGGTGCGCCGGTCACCACGACCGTCAACGACTGAGGACCTCACGCAGGCGCTCGGCGTATGCCTTCGGGTGGCTCAGATTGCCGTTGTGGCCGCCCGGGAAGAGCTGTAGTTCCTGGTCGGCAGTTTGGCGAGCGATTCGGCGCACTGGTAGTCGAAGACGGTGCGCGGCGTCGTCGTACCCGCTGCTGCGACGATGCGCGCGGTGACGGTCGTGAGGTCGGCGGGGACGTCGTTTGCGGCGGCGACATGGAGGCCGATTACTGCGCCGAGGCTGCAGCCGAGCATCGCCACGGGCTCGTCGGTGAGGTGCGCGAGGAGTTGGTGTACGTCGTCCGCGTGGTCGGCGATCGTGGCCGGGTGTTCGAGCCGGCTCCGGGACAGGCCGCGTCGGTCGTAGGTGAGGACTGTGTAGGCGTCTTTGAGGTGTGCGGCGAGGTCGACTGTGCGATCAGCGTCGCCTTCACCGCTCTGGGCGATCAGCAGCAGCGGGCCGGTGCCTTCCAGTTGGTGATGGATGACAGCACCCGGGACTTCGAGGGTTGGCATGGGTCGGAGATTACATCTGACTCGATGCATCTATCAAGATGTATCTGACTTGATGTAGATTTCAGGCTGTGAACGGTGTGGAGCTCTTCCTGCTCGGGCGGGCGTTGATGAAGATCGGCGAGGATGCGCTGCCGGAGCCGCCGGGCGGCGCCGCGAAGTACGCCGGGAGCGCGCGGATGGTGCTGATCGTCGCGAGCGATATCGCCGAACACCCGGAGAGCGCGGTGGGGGAGATCGCCGCGCGGACCGGGCTGCCACAGAGCCAGGTGTCGACCGCGATCGCCCGGCTGAAGGAAGCCGGCTCGGTCATCACCACCACCGACCCCGCCGACCGCCGACGCGCCCTGGTCAGCCAGGCGCCCGACGTCTCGGACCGGCTGGCCCAGGTTCGCGGCACCACGATCGAGCCCGCCCTCGCCGCAGCCCTCGGCACCGACGACCCCGCCCGCGTCGCCGAGGTCTCACACACCCTCGAGCAACTCGCCCACGACCTGCTACCGAACCGCTCGGACGGCTAGACCTGCAACTCGACAGGAGATGTCCGCGTATCGGCCCTCAGCTCGAGTCTCTGCCCGCCTGGCGTCGGTCGCCGCGGTGGTACACCTCCTGTCGAGCTGCAGATGTCCCGACGGCCAGGAATTCGGTGGCCGGGCGGATGCGGGTTTTCAGAATCGACTGTGTCCGGTGGCAGTCCAGTTGGATGTCCGATGGTTCGCCCGGGATCGAGGGGAGTGCCTCCGGATTGATTCCGTCGCGGATCGCGATCAGCCGGCCGAGTTCGAGGCGGCTCAGGGCCTCGGGGCCGGCGACGTGGGTGATGCCGTTGACGTCTGACATGAGCAGCTCGATGAGTGCCGATGCCAGGTCGGCGACGTGGACGGGGCAACGGATGTTGCCGGTGTAGAACGCCCCCGGCTCGCCGGCCGCGAGCCGTCGTACCCGTTGCTCCTCCTCCGAGCGCCCGTCCGACCCGACGATGAGCGACGTACGCGCGATCACCGCATCAGATGCGAGCGCCTGGATCGTCGTCTCGGCGGCAGCCTTCGCCGCGCCGTACGGCGTGATCGGACACGGCTGCTCGTGCTCGCGGTACGCGATCTTGCGCGGACCGAACACCGCATCCGTGGACACGAACACGAGCCGCGCACCATCCGCGGCCAAGGCGACATTGACCGCCCCCAGCGCAGTCGTCGCCCAATCGTCCTGCCGGTAGGCGGTGTGAATGATCCCGTCCGGACGCACGCTGCGGATCACGTCCCGCACCTGGTCCCGCCGACGGATGTCGAGCTGCACCCCGCCCGGCACCCGCTCCGAGTGGTACGCCGGCACGACCTCATGCTCGGCCTGGTGGTCGGTACTGCGCAGGAGTTGTCGCCCCAGGAGACCAGTGGCCCCAGTGACGAGCAACCTCACCCCACAACTCTATGACGTTCCAGCCGCCATCCGGCAGTCCGCGTGGCGCGTTTGACCTCCCCGACAGACCTGATCTTCCTCGGCGTCATCCACGACTGCGACGGCTTGTGCAACATCCATCCGTCGCCGATGGTCACCGCCGCGTGCTGAACCCGCGACACCGTGTCGCGCCACACGAACACAGTGCCCGGTACGTCGTCGCGCCCGCCGCGCTCGGTGTGGTTCGCCAGCCACTCCTCGAAGGGCTCACGCAGCATCCACACGTCCTCCGCACCCTCGACACCACAGGCAGCCATCACGGTCCCGAAGCAGTTCGGCCCGCTCCCATCCGGAAACGTTCCGGCCAGCTCCCGCACCCGCTCGAGCTGCCGCGGCCACCTGCGAACCTCCGCGTGCCGGCTCGGTCCGAGGTCCTCACTGACGATCTCCGGCAGCACCGCCTTCGGATCACGCAGGAGCGACTTCCACCAGACGAACCGGTGCCCGTCGGCCTGCTGCCTGACCTCGGGCCCGACAGCTCCCACCCATCGACGCACAGTCGGAACCGCGCCACGCCCATAGTTGACCTGCGCCCGCACCAACGCAGCCCGGGTCGCCTTCGGCAGCTCGCCGTACGACGCCTCGCTCAGCCAAGCGATCCGGGCAGCCCGACCGTCGACGTTGTACGTCCGGTACGTATCGCGATCTTCTCGGCTCGGCTCACGGTCTTCGACCCGCAGATCCCAGGCGATCGCCTGCTTCTTCGTGACGAAGAACGGCTGCTCGTCCGGCGCGAGCCAGTCGACCCATCGCTGCAGCAGGTCGGAGGAGACGTCGATGCCCAGGACGGTCAGCACCGGGCAACGCTCTCATCCCCGGGCCGACTCGGTCACCGGCTTTTCCGGTCCGCGGTACCGCTGCGTCTGCGAGTAGACCAGGTTGGTCGTCGTACTCCCGAAGTCGGTCAGCTCGTTGACGAGCTCCTCCAGATGCGGCATCGACGCCGCCGCGACCTTCAACGTGTAGCAGTCGTCGCCGGTCGTGCGCAGGCATTCGAGGATCTCGCGCCGCTCGGCCAGCAACCGGTGCAGGGGCTCGTGTTTGTTGCCCGGGTACTTCAGCCGGACGACGGCCAGCACCGGATAGCCCACCTTGGTGAGATCGACCTCGGCGCGATAGCCGGTGATGACACCGATCGACTCCAGACGCCGCACCCGCTCGGTTGTCGCCGACGCGCTCAAGCTGACCCGCCGGCCGAGCTCGGTCAGCGAGATCCGGGCGTCCTCCTGCAGCTCGCTGAGGATCGCCCAGTCGGTCGAATCGAGAGTCTCGGTCACCTGCCCAATCTACCGGCGATTCCCCGGCGGCAGGCGTCGTACGCCGGGAGGAATCTCTTCAGAAGGCGACTGTCGCCTGGATAGCCTGAGGGCGTGGAACTTGGAGTGAACGTGCCGAACTTCGGCCCGGAGACGAATCCGGCGCGCCTGCGGGACTGGGCGCGGGTCATCGAAGGGCTCGGATACGACCTGCTGATGGTGTCCGATCACGTCGTGATCACGCCCGACGTGGCCGAGCAGTACCCGGCGCCGTTCTACGAACCGTTCACCACGCTGAGCTGGCTGGCAGGCATCACCGAGCGGGTCCGGCTCGGGACGACAGTACTGATCGCGCCGTACCGGCATCCGTTGCTGGTGGCAAGGATGGCGGCGAACCTCGATCAGTTCAGCGGCGGCCGGTTGGTGCTCGGAATCGGCGTCGGCTGGGCGCGGCAGGAGTTCGAGGCTCTCGGCGCCGAGCACGGTCGGCGTGGACACGATACGGACGAGCTGCTGGCCGAGCTCCGGCGCGCGTGGGCGGACACCGCTGACTACGGCGTCGGCAACATCCCGATCTGGGTCGGCGGGGCGAGTCCGGCGGCCCTTCGCCGTACCATACGGTTTGGTACGGCGTGGCATCCGCTGCGGCAACGCATCGTCCAGATGCGCTCGGGACTTGATCAGCTGCGGACCATGGCGGCCTCACTCGACCAGCCTGTTCCCGGGTTCGCGCCGCGCATCTTGCTCCGGCTGACGGACAAGCCCCTGCCTGAGGGCGATCGTGTCGCAGGTCAAGGCTCGGTGGAGCAGGTGGTCGAGGATCTCGACGTACTGCGGGAGCTCGGCGCGCAGAGCGTCGTACTCGATCCGTTCGAAGGCGACCCTGCCGAGACAGCCTGGCAGGCGCTCGCGACCATCAGAGAGGCTTGGAGACGACGTGACACCTGAAGCAGAAGGATTCCTGCGCCGCGCGATCGCGCTGGCCGCGGCCGCGCGGGAGGCAGGCGACCCGCCGTTCGGCTCGCTGCTGGTGGGAGCGGACGGGACCGTGCTGGCCGAGGACCGCAACACGACGATCAGCGAAGGCAACATCAGCTTCCACCCAGAGCTGAAGCTCGCCGTGTGGGCCGCGCAGCACCTGTCGCCTGACGACGCGGCCGGCACGACGATGTACACCAGCTGCCAGCCGTGCGGGATGTGCGCCGGCGCGCTCGCCCGCTCCGGTCTGGGCCGGGTGGTCTACGCGCTGTCCGGAGAGCAGCTCGACGGGCTGAAGTCCACCGGCGGCTTCCCCGCCGTACCGCAGGAAGGACCTGCGCTGTACGACGAGGCGCGCGTGCCGGTGGACGGGTACTACGTCTAGCTCACTTCACTGGTCATTTCACGTGGACTAGGCAGAGCGTGTACTTGTTCGAGCCGTCCTGGGAGACGTAGGACGCCTCGGCGTTGTACTGCTCGCACTGGGTGTCGTCGGTGGAGTCGTCGATCTTCCCGACGATCTTGTACTCCGCCTCCAACGACGTGCAGTCGACGACCTTCACGTCCGGGTTGGTCGACGTGCCGTTGTTCACCACGCACGCGCCGACGTTCGCCTTCGCCTCGGTCGAGTTCAGGTTGGCGAAGACGATCAGGGCGATCACCGCGATCGGCAGCAGCAGCATCAGCATCGCCGGCCGCTGGAACAGCGGCTTGCCCGGGTTCATCGGCCGGCCCGGGCCCGGCTGCGGCTCCGGCAGGCTCTTGAACTTCTGCATCGGGCCGATGTTCATCAGCATCGTGATCGGGTTGACGATCGACGAGCCGACACCCCACCAGCCCTGCCACAGGCTCTTCGAGGTCATGTCGCGGACCGACGCGATCCCACAGGTCCGGCAGAACGGGCCCTGCAGCTTCAGGAACCGCATCAGGACGATCATGCCCTGGTGACCGCGCACGGTCGCCTCGGCCGCCGGGTAGCCGCCACAGAACCGGCAGGTCAGCTGGCCCTGCGGCGCGAACGACTGCTGGGCGCCCTGCTGCGGGAACGACTGGCCGTACTGCGGCTGCTGGCCCGGGTACTGGCCTGGGTACTGCCCTGGCTGCGACGCCTGCTGGTAGGGCTGGCCGTACTGCTGCTGACCTTGCTGCTGGCCCTGCCGGCCGGGGTACTGCTGACCCGGCTGCGGCTGCTGTTGGTCCGGCTGGGTGTACTGCGGGAACTGCTGCGGCGGCGGACCGTAGCCGGCCGGCTGACCTGGGTACGGGTTCTGCGGCGGCTGGGGAGGGGATGTGGTCACGAATGGTTCCTGAGGCTTGGTCGGGACACGCTGAACCATGGCACCTTACTCACACCGATGGTCCATTCGGCCCGTCACCATGGCGCTGTATGGCACAGTGCGCCGCATGCTCACCATCGGCCCGCTGACCTCTACCGACCGTGATACCTGGCAGGAACTGTTCGCCGGTTACAACGAGTTCTACGGACGGACGATGCCGGACGAGTTCTTCGATCAGGCATGGACCAGGTTCCAGCAGGACTCGGAGATCCACGCGCTCGGCGCACGACTGGACGGGCAGCTCGTCGGGATCGCGCACTTCCTCACCCACGCGAGTACGACGGCCCCGGACTCCTGCTATCTGCAGGACCTGTTCACCGCCCCCGAGGCTCGCGGCCAAGGTGCGGCGCGGGCGCTGATCGCGGCAGTGACCGATTGGGCCCGTGAGCGCGGCTGCGGCCGGGTCTACTGGTCGACCCAGGAGAGCAACGCGACCGCGCGGCGGCTCTACGACCAGGTCGCCGAGAACCGCGGTTTCATCCTCTACTCGATCCCGCTGTAGCGATGGGCGAGCTCGCGGCCGAGACGCGCGAGCTCGGCTTGGACCTCAGGTGGGTCGAGTACGTCGATCGACCCGCCCCAGCCGGCGAGCTCCTGAGCGATCATCAGGGGGGTGGGCGCCGTGATCTTCAGGCGGACCCGGTCGCCGTCCGTCCCGTCGACCGTGCAGTTGCGGCCGAGCCGGTCCTGCATCACCCAGACGTGCCGCTGGTCCATCACGACAGTTGCCGTCAGCCCCGATCGGCGTTCTTCCATCCGCTCGACGATGTCGGCCCACGCCGTCGACAACTCGAATCCGTCCGGGCGTTCGAACGTCTCGTCCGTCGCCTGAGCCGCCACCACGCGATCGATCCGGAACGTGCGCCGGCCCCGGTCGGTCCGCGCGATCAGGTACCAGACGTCGTCCTTGTCGACGAGTCCGAGCGGATCGACGATGCGCTCCGACGTCTTGTGCCCGCGGCCCGAGTAGACCAGGCGCACCCGGTTCCGGCGTACGACGGCGTCCTGCAGGCTGGTGACCAGCTCGGGGCGCTCCTTCACGTGGGCGCCCCAGCGCGCCGGGTCGATCACGACTGCCTCGGCCGCGGCCTGGGCGTGCTCGCGGAAGGTGTCGGGCAGCGCGCGTACCAGTTTGCGTAGGGCGGCCTTCGCCTCCGGTGCGATCGACGCCGCGGGACCGACCAGGAGGAACAGGGCCTGAGCTTCCGTCGCGGTCAGCCCGCTCAGATCGGTCCGCGCTCCGCCGACCAGTTGCCAGCCGCCGTTGCGGCCGGGCTGTGGATAAACCGGGATGCCGGCCGTCGACAGCGCCTCGAGGTCCCGGCGTGCGGTCGCGACCGAGATCTCCAGCTCCTGCGCGACGTCGGCGGCGGTCACGCGGCCGCGGGCCTGCATGAGCAGCAACACCGCCACCAATCGATCCGCGCGCACAGCCCGATCGTCGCAGACAAACTGCTCATCTCGTGAGCACTACTGTCCTTTTGTCGGCGGTGACCGCTAGCCTCAGTTCCGGACGGACACCTTCCGGAATGGTGAGCGATGGCGTACGACGTGAGCCCGACAGCCCGGACCTTGATGGTCCTGGAGCTGATCCAGAACAGCCCTGGCATCACCGCCGACCAGCTCGGCGACAAGCTCGGCGTGTCCGAACGAGCGGCCCGCAGGTACGTCGCGATCCTGCGCGAGGCGGACATCCCGATCGAGTCGGTCCGCGGTCCGTACGGCGGCTACCGCGTCGGCCGCGGACTGCGCCTGCCGCCGCTGATGTTCAGCACGACCGAGGCCCTCGGTCTGGTGATGGCCGTCCTCGAAGGACCTCGCGGCAGCGCGGACCCGGTCGAGAACGCCCTCGGCAAGATCATCCGTGTGCTGCCGGAGCAGATCGCCCGGTCGACCGACGCGATTCGTCGGGTCAGCGCCCGCGGCCCCGATCCAGGCGCCCGTACGCCGGAGCCCGAGATCACGGCCGCCCTCGTGTCGTACAGCACCGAATGCCGCCAGGTCCGCATCCACTACCGCCTCCACCACGGCGAGCGGCCGATGGACGTCGACCCCTGGGCCGTCGTCGTACGCCGCGGCCGTTGGTACCTGCTGTGCTGGTCGCACGCCAAGGACTCCCAGCGCGTCCTCCGCGTGGACAAGGTCACCAAGGTCGAGCCCCTCACCCAGGACTTCACTCCACCACCCGACCTGGATCCGCTCGCCGCCGTCGAGGAGCACCTCGCGCTCGGCTGGAAGTACCCCATCGAGGTCGTGATCGATGCCCCCCGCGACGACGCCGCCTGGTGGATCCCGCGCTCGATGGGCCGCCTGGAGCCCATCGACGAAACCCACACCCGACTCCTGGCCAGCACCGACGAGCCCGACTGGTACGCCGCCCAACTAACCGCGATCCGAGCCCCCTACCGCATCCTCGGCAGCCCCGAAATCCAAGCCGCCTCCCAATCCCTCGGCCAACGCCTGATCACCGCAAGCACACTCGACTGATGCGCCTGAACACCCTGACCTGGGGTACCGGCCCGCGCACGGCCGTCCTCCTCCACGGCATGCTCGGCAGCGCCACGCAGTACCACCAACTCGGCCCCGCCCTCGCCGACCGCGGTTACCGCGCGATCGCCCTGGACTTCCCCGGCCACGGCGACTCCCCGCCGGCTCCCGGCGCCACGATGGACCTGCTCGTCGCCTCTGTCCTCGAATCGGTCGACCACCGGCCCACGCTCGCGCTCGGCCACTCACTCGGCGCCGTCGTCCTGTCGCACGCGTTGCCCCAGCTACGCCCGGCCCGCGCTGTGTACGTCGACGTACCGCTCCTCAACTCACCGCACGATCCACCGGTCGACCACCACGAACGCCTCACCACAGCCCGCGCCACCCGGACCGAGCCCAGGCTGCGCGCCACGCACCCCAGCTGGTCGGCCGAGGACTGTCGCGTCGAGGCCGAGGCAGCTGCGAAGTTCGACGTGGAGACGGCCGTCGCACTCGAACGCTCCTACACCGGGCACGCTGCTGAGCGCCCGACGATCCCGTCGATGCTGATCAGGGCCGACCCGAGCCGGTACGTGTCGGCGGAGCGGGCGCAGGAGCTCGAGCGGATGGGATTCTG carries:
- a CDS encoding Lrp/AsnC family transcriptional regulator encodes the protein MTETLDSTDWAILSELQEDARISLTELGRRVSLSASATTERVRRLESIGVITGYRAEVDLTKVGYPVLAVVRLKYPGNKHEPLHRLLAERREILECLRTTGDDCYTLKVAAASMPHLEELVNELTDFGSTTTNLVYSQTQRYRGPEKPVTESARG
- a CDS encoding helix-turn-helix transcriptional regulator, with amino-acid sequence MAYDVSPTARTLMVLELIQNSPGITADQLGDKLGVSERAARRYVAILREADIPIESVRGPYGGYRVGRGLRLPPLMFSTTEALGLVMAVLEGPRGSADPVENALGKIIRVLPEQIARSTDAIRRVSARGPDPGARTPEPEITAALVSYSTECRQVRIHYRLHHGERPMDVDPWAVVVRRGRWYLLCWSHAKDSQRVLRVDKVTKVEPLTQDFTPPPDLDPLAAVEEHLALGWKYPIEVVIDAPRDDAAWWIPRSMGRLEPIDETHTRLLASTDEPDWYAAQLTAIRAPYRILGSPEIQAASQSLGQRLITASTLD
- a CDS encoding OsmC family protein, which codes for MSDSLRQVTFERVANSSYEVRNVRGGTIRVGSGGADTDFTPVELLLAAIGTCSAIDVDVVVSRRAEPTEFSAVVRGDKVRDAEEGNRMENLAVEFVVRFPEGEDGDKAREALPRAVKMSHDRLCTVSRTVELGAPVTTTVND
- a CDS encoding nucleoside deaminase, whose protein sequence is MTPEAEGFLRRAIALAAAAREAGDPPFGSLLVGADGTVLAEDRNTTISEGNISFHPELKLAVWAAQHLSPDDAAGTTMYTSCQPCGMCAGALARSGLGRVVYALSGEQLDGLKSTGGFPAVPQEGPALYDEARVPVDGYYV
- a CDS encoding alpha/beta fold hydrolase; this translates as MRLNTLTWGTGPRTAVLLHGMLGSATQYHQLGPALADRGYRAIALDFPGHGDSPPAPGATMDLLVASVLESVDHRPTLALGHSLGAVVLSHALPQLRPARAVYVDVPLLNSPHDPPVDHHERLTTARATRTEPRLRATHPSWSAEDCRVEAEAAAKFDVETAVALERSYTGHAAERPTIPSMLIRADPSRYVSAERAQELERMGFCVRSVRGAGHCVWYGYLDDFMEVLEA
- a CDS encoding SDR family oxidoreductase, which encodes MRVVIAGGHGQIALRLTRLLSGDGHEVVGLVRNPDHEADIAAAGGQAAVLDLEQVDASAVAKVLAGADVAIFSAGAGPGSGNARKDTVDRGAAALFADAAQQAGVRRHIQVGSMGADTADSLTDDSTFTIYLKAKWAAEEDLRARDLDWTILRPGGLTDDPGTGKVRLADKTGNGRVSRDDVALVLAGLCDTPAAIGRTLELIAGETPVSEALNSL
- a CDS encoding toxin-antitoxin system, toxin component, translating into MTTSPPQPPQNPYPGQPAGYGPPPQQFPQYTQPDQQQPQPGQQYPGRQGQQQGQQQYGQPYQQASQPGQYPGQYPGQQPQYGQSFPQQGAQQSFAPQGQLTCRFCGGYPAAEATVRGHQGMIVLMRFLKLQGPFCRTCGIASVRDMTSKSLWQGWWGVGSSIVNPITMLMNIGPMQKFKSLPEPQPGPGRPMNPGKPLFQRPAMLMLLLPIAVIALIVFANLNSTEAKANVGACVVNNGTSTNPDVKVVDCTSLEAEYKIVGKIDDSTDDTQCEQYNAEASYVSQDGSNKYTLCLVHVK
- a CDS encoding N-acetyltransferase family protein — its product is MLTIGPLTSTDRDTWQELFAGYNEFYGRTMPDEFFDQAWTRFQQDSEIHALGARLDGQLVGIAHFLTHASTTAPDSCYLQDLFTAPEARGQGAARALIAAVTDWARERGCGRVYWSTQESNATARRLYDQVAENRGFILYSIPL
- a CDS encoding helix-turn-helix transcriptional regulator; the encoded protein is MRADRLVAVLLLMQARGRVTAADVAQELEISVATARRDLEALSTAGIPVYPQPGRNGGWQLVGGARTDLSGLTATEAQALFLLVGPAASIAPEAKAALRKLVRALPDTFREHAQAAAEAVVIDPARWGAHVKERPELVTSLQDAVVRRNRVRLVYSGRGHKTSERIVDPLGLVDKDDVWYLIARTDRGRRTFRIDRVVAAQATDETFERPDGFELSTAWADIVERMEERRSGLTATVVMDQRHVWVMQDRLGRNCTVDGTDGDRVRLKITAPTPLMIAQELAGWGGSIDVLDPPEVQAELARLGRELAHRYSGIE
- a CDS encoding MarR family transcriptional regulator, which produces MNGVELFLLGRALMKIGEDALPEPPGGAAKYAGSARMVLIVASDIAEHPESAVGEIAARTGLPQSQVSTAIARLKEAGSVITTTDPADRRRALVSQAPDVSDRLAQVRGTTIEPALAAALGTDDPARVAEVSHTLEQLAHDLLPNRSDG
- a CDS encoding alpha/beta fold hydrolase, yielding MPTLEVPGAVIHHQLEGTGPLLLIAQSGEGDADRTVDLAAHLKDAYTVLTYDRRGLSRSRLEHPATIADHADDVHQLLAHLTDEPVAMLGCSLGAVIGLHVAAANDVPADLTTVTARIVAAAGTTTPRTVFDYQCAESLAKLPTRNYSSSRAATTAI
- a CDS encoding LLM class flavin-dependent oxidoreductase, giving the protein MELGVNVPNFGPETNPARLRDWARVIEGLGYDLLMVSDHVVITPDVAEQYPAPFYEPFTTLSWLAGITERVRLGTTVLIAPYRHPLLVARMAANLDQFSGGRLVLGIGVGWARQEFEALGAEHGRRGHDTDELLAELRRAWADTADYGVGNIPIWVGGASPAALRRTIRFGTAWHPLRQRIVQMRSGLDQLRTMAASLDQPVPGFAPRILLRLTDKPLPEGDRVAGQGSVEQVVEDLDVLRELGAQSVVLDPFEGDPAETAWQALATIREAWRRRDT
- a CDS encoding NAD(P)-dependent oxidoreductase translates to MRLLVTGATGLLGRQLLRSTDHQAEHEVVPAYHSERVPGGVQLDIRRRDQVRDVIRSVRPDGIIHTAYRQDDWATTALGAVNVALAADGARLVFVSTDAVFGPRKIAYREHEQPCPITPYGAAKAAAETTIQALASDAVIARTSLIVGSDGRSEEEQRVRRLAAGEPGAFYTGNIRCPVHVADLASALIELLMSDVNGITHVAGPEALSRLELGRLIAIRDGINPEALPSIPGEPSDIQLDCHRTQSILKTRIRPATEFLAVGTSAARQEVYHRGDRRQAGRDSS